Genomic DNA from Halomonas sp. BDJS001:
ACCCCCAGGCAATTGCTGCGGCCGCAGAAGTAGACGATCAGCGCTTCCAGATTACCCAGCGTGAATTTGCTCAGCTTGGTGAGTTTGCTCGTGAGCAGGGTCTATACGGCAAACTGTCAGGGGTACTGCTTGATGTTGGTGTTTCATCGCCTCAGTTGGATGACCCCGAGCGCGGCTTTAGCTTTATGCGCGATGGCCCGCTGGATATGCGCATGGATCCTAGCCAAGGCCAGAGCGCTGCTGAGTTCCTGGCCAGAGCCAGTGAAACAGACATTGCTTACGTATTTAAAACCTATGGCGAAGAGCGCTACGCCAAGCGATTGGCCCGTGCCGTAGTGACGCGCCGGGTTGAAAAGCCGTTTACCCATACGGTGGATTTGGCAGAGGTGTTAAAAGTGGCCCACCCCGCCTGGGAGAAGGGGCGTCACCCCGCCACCAAGGCATTTCAGGGGCTGCGTATTTTCATCAACGGCGAGCTGGAGCAGTTAGACAGCGCTTTAGATGCGGCACTGGAGGTGCTGGCCCCCGGTGGTCACTTGGTGGTTATCAGCTTTCACTCGCTGGAGGATCGTCGTGTGAAACGCTTTATTCGTCACCATGTTCGGGGCGATACCGACCTGCCGCGTGGGGTGCCGATTCGCGACGATCAATTGAACCGGCGTCTAGAGGCGCTGGGTAAAGGTGTGCGGCCAAGCGAGAAGGAAGTGAATGCCAATCCTCGCTCTCGTAGTGCCGTCATGCGGGCTGCACGCAAACGGATGTGAATGTCATCATGAGCATGGATCGGATTAAGCAGTGGGCAGCCACGCTACGCACCGAATGGCCTTTCAGGCCGCGTCTGCGCGCCTGGCCGGTGGCTATTTCGCTACTGTTTCTACTCTGTATGGCCTCCGGGTTAGGTGTGGTGGTCACTACCCATATGACGCGGGTTCAATTTGCGCAGCTACAACAGTTGGAGCAGGAGGAGAACCAGCTGCAAACGGAGTGGGGGCAACTGCTGCTTGAGGAGGGCGCGTGGTCGACACCTGCCCGTATTGAACAAATTGCCACCGAGCGCCTGGGGATGCGGATTCCCGATGTCCATGATGTTGAGGTGATTCGGCCATGAGAAGCGAACGCCGAGGCGGTACCTCGCGTCAGGCTCCTATCGCGCCCCCGCTTGGCGGCGGGCGCTTCTTGTTTATTCTGCTCGCGATAGGCTTGGCTTCGGCCATCCTGATTGGTCGCATTACGCTGTTGCAGGTCATCGACCGTCCCTTTCTGCAAAGCCAGGG
This window encodes:
- the ftsL gene encoding cell division protein FtsL, with the translated sequence MSMDRIKQWAATLRTEWPFRPRLRAWPVAISLLFLLCMASGLGVVVTTHMTRVQFAQLQQLEQEENQLQTEWGQLLLEEGAWSTPARIEQIATERLGMRIPDVHDVEVIRP
- the rsmH gene encoding 16S rRNA (cytosine(1402)-N(4))-methyltransferase RsmH; the protein is MPSPDAEQVASRFRHTSVLLEGAVDALVHDTQGVYLDGTFGRGGHSRLILDRLDTQGRLLAMDRDPQAIAAAAEVDDQRFQITQREFAQLGEFAREQGLYGKLSGVLLDVGVSSPQLDDPERGFSFMRDGPLDMRMDPSQGQSAAEFLARASETDIAYVFKTYGEERYAKRLARAVVTRRVEKPFTHTVDLAEVLKVAHPAWEKGRHPATKAFQGLRIFINGELEQLDSALDAALEVLAPGGHLVVISFHSLEDRRVKRFIRHHVRGDTDLPRGVPIRDDQLNRRLEALGKGVRPSEKEVNANPRSRSAVMRAARKRM